The sequence TATTGAATAGGATCGATGCAATGTCTGTGCATGATTCTAATCAATCCAgtgtgacaaacctaaccacgggGATGGTCTCGTGCAATGAAGTAGAAACCGTTGGTACCATTGTCGATTGGTCAAGTCTTGTGATCGAACCTGAAAATGATGGGGATGAAAAGGGGATTCCGGATGAAAAGCCGGCGGACGAGAAAGCCATGTTTGCTCTGTTGGGTTTGAAAACAGAGGAGGGCGAGGGAAAAACTAACCTTGGTCCTGTTGTCACTCCTACTCCTGATTATGACTTGGATGATGTCAAAGGGGCAGCTATTGCTGTTGATGATAATGCTCCAGAGGAGCCACTTATTGCGTGGGATGAACGAAAACCAAAGATGGATATAGGGACCCCTTATCCTGATATGGCTGCGTTTAGAAAGGCTATAAAACAGTTCGCTATCAATGGAGAGTTCGAATATGGCACTAAAAAAAATGAGCCGGCAAGGTTTCGGGCTTTTTGTAAAGGTCAATCCATGATAGGCCAACCTTGCAAATGGTCCTTAACTGCTAGTTGGCAGAGAGACAAAAATTGTGTGATGGTAATAAtttttgtttctttggaaagtTCGAATATTACTTTGTTTCTTTGCTTGTCATTGTAATGATCTTTCGATTTGAATCATTCTTTGTTGTAGGTTGTGAAGCATCAAACAGAACATATTTGTAGTTCAACGAGTGGAAAAGTGACTAGAATGACAAGTCAATCTTGGGTGGCTGACAAGGCAGCAACTATGCTTAAGAAAGATCCAACCATTGGTGCTGTGAAGATACTTAAAGAGTTACAGGAAGAGCATCATGTCACACTTGACTATAACACAGTGTGGAAAGGCAAACAAAAGGCAGCAACCAGCTTGTATGGGAGTTGGGAAGAAAGTTTCAGGATGTTGTACAACTACAAGGCCGAGATAGAATTGAGGTCTCCAGGGAGTATTGTAGAGATTGATACAACCACAAGTGAAGGTGAAGTACATTTCAGCAAGCTATTTATTGCTTTCAAGCCATGCATAGATGGGTTTCTGAATGGATGTAGGCCATATATCAGCATAGACTCAACTCACTTAAATGGCAAGTGGAAAGGTCAGCTAGCTGTAGTCACTGCTTTGGACGGTCACAATTGGATGTTCCCGGTGGCGTATGGCTTTATTGAGTCTGAAAATGGAGAAAATTGGGCTTGGTTCATGAATCAAGTGAAGAAGGCAATAGGGGACCCTCCAGTACTGGCTGTTTGTACGGATGCTTGCAAGGGTCTTGAAAATGCTGTTAAAAAGGTTTTCCCTCAAGCTGAGCAGCGTGAGTGCTTTAGGCATATGTGGCATAATTTTCAGAAATATTTTCATGGTGATGTGTTTGGACGGTTGTGGCCTGCTGCTAGGGCATATAGGGCGGAAGAATATCAACATCACATGACAAAGGTGTTTGAGGCATCTGAGAAAGCGTATCCTTACCTTAGGGATTACCATAATCTGTTATGGATGAGGTGCATGTTCAATCCTGACATCAAGTGTGACTACATAAATAACAATCTTGCTGAGTGCTTTAATTCTTGGGTGCGAGAAATCAAGGACTTGCCGATTGTTCAGCTAGCTGATAAGATTAGAGAGATGATTATGGACCTATTTAGAAAGAGGAGAATGATTGGAGAGAAATTGGTAGGGAAAATACTGCCATTTGTCATACACCAATTAAATGCAAAGACTCGAGGACTAGGACATCTCAAGGCTAAAGCATCAGCTGATTGGAGTGGAGAAGTGAAAAATGATAACAAAGGGGATGAAAGACATGTCGTCAAAACACTCACACATGAGTGTACATGTCTGCAATGGCAGCACACAGGCAAGCCTTGTGACCATGCACTAGCCTTCATAAATGTTTTGCAAGCTCGCAACTTTGTGAACATGGAGGATTATGTGCACGAGTACTACTCAGTTAGCAGATTCAGGGCAGCATATGAAGGTGTAATTGAGCCCCTTACGGACAAGAATCAGTGGCCACATGTTGATACAGGCTTTGTGTTGCGTCCACCAATTCCAAAAGGCAAGAAAAAAGGTGCTGGAAGAACAAGAAAACAGAGGATGAAGAGTTGGTGGGAAGGTGGATCAAGGAAGGGATCATTGAACAAATGCAACAAATGCGGGGACGTAGGACATAGAGAAGCCGGCTGTCCTCAAAATGGAACAAAGAAACGGTACAAACTAATACTTGTTGCTGTTTTCTACCTATAACACCATGATTCTTTAACATGAAAATATCTCTAATTGCTTCTTTTTGTAGGAAAAGTATGGGGAAAAAGAATCCATCTCCATGGTTTGATGTCTCAGTTAGCAATGTGATTCCATCTACACCAACCAAGAGCAAGAATGTCGCCACTTGTAGCAGTCCTGGAGCTGTGACAAGAAGCCAAGCGGCATCTCAAGCTAGTCCTGGAGCTGTCACAAGGAGCCAAGCAACATCTGAAGCTGCTACTCCACCACCAAAGTCTCcagcaaaaggaaagaagaagaaaatgactcCAAAGAGGAAGAAATTAAGCGATCTGTGATGAACTTGTGTTATTGCTATGTGTGAGGTGCAGACTCACTTTATTGTTCTGTATGTGAGGTGCAAACTCTCCTTTTGGTCCTGTGTAAGTGAGGCAGAGACTCACTATTATTCTGCTATGTGTGTGAGGTAGAGACTCACTTTAATTCTGCTGTGTAAGTGAGGTGGAGACTCACCTTTATTTGTTGTCATGCAGTTCTGTAGAACCTTGCTGAACTTATTATATATGCTATCATGGAATCATTGTGAGACTATATTATTTGTATTCTGTTCGTTTGAAAGGCTACATATACAGCAAAATTGAACTTCTTTTTTTTCTGTGAGAAACATAGCACAGTTGAAGCAAATCCTGTCATTTGAGAAAAAAATTGTGGCTGGGACGTTCAGACTAGGTAAAGAGATCTTTTTAAACTGAAGGGTACTTCTGTCCATTCTTATTTCTATTTGATGATTAGATACTAACAAATGTGTTAAACAGGCAAAAGGGGGTTATTAGCAACCACTGGACGGCCCAGGGGGGGCTCAGAGCGAGTCGCACGAACATGGGGGTACAAGATCAAAGTGGAGCGCCCAGGGGGGGTTAAAAATCAATTCTCCCAACAAGAAATACTTGCTCACATCCGGCCCACAGGCAAGCACAAAATATAAGGCACATGAGACCGAACATCACATGACAACCGGTCGTATCCAGAATATATTTGAACGATTAGTAGGCTCGCGAACATGCTAGCACATACAGGAAGCACGACAGGAAGTTAGACACAGGCGAGAGCAACAAACCTTGACGAGCAACACGGAGACGAAGCAACGAACAGAATGGAGACGCAATAATGGGCCAGATCATACAACCTGTGAAATATAGAAATGAATCCGTCAGTACACGACCACGGCAGGCAATGATGAAGATGCAAGCAAGAAACACTCAATGTTCAGAGAAGCAAAAGAAAAAACGATTTACCAGATTTGGGAAGGAGAAACACTCAAGCCAAACAGCAGGACGAGCGAGGAAAATAGCTACTCCTAGAAGCGAAGGGGGGAAGGGCACGATGGTGGTCAAGAGCAGGAGAGGAGGAGAGATGCGAATGGCCGGCCCCAGACCGTGTTCATCTCCCATCTACCATTGCagctccctctcctctttcctctgTATTTCTCCCTCCTCTCGTTCTATCTTTCCCTCATCTGCTCTCTCTCCAGCAAGTACAGGCTCATGGCGCTGGATCGAATCGAGCACCCCAGCCGTCCCCCTTTGCCCGCAGGTCACCGCCGCTGCCGGAGACGCTCACCGCCGCGTTGCACGCCTCGGATTTGGATCCTCTACTCCTCCACCTTCTAGCGAGAAGACCCTGGCGGCTTGTTGCATCCTCCCCGTTGGCTTCCTGCCCAGAGGCTCGCCAACGGGCGTCCCCTGGCTCGTGATGGCGGCCGTCCCTTGACCACTTGCGCAGCGGCTTCCTCGTGGTGGCGTGGTCGTTGGACAGAGAGGAGCGAGGcggaacagcggcggcggcggctgacgaagaaggacggaggaggagggagTGCGGCGCTGCGGGGCGTGGGAAGCTAGGGTTTGTGTGGTGGGGCCGTGGGACGCAGTGCGGCGCGCGCGGGGCTGTCTGGCGAATCCCTCTCGCACACGAGCGCGGCTGACCCAGCCAATACGAGGGCGAGACGAGCCCACCCGTCATTGTGCGGGAAAAACAACTGCAGGGTAAAAACAAGATTTACCAGAAGGTGAAGATCTGACGGCTCAGCCACAAAACGAGGACGATCTAATGGCTAGGAAGGCAGCAAATCGGGGGATCACCGAGGAGCCAAATTGGCTAGCAACCTTATAGATTAGAATTAAAGAAATTAAAAAATTCACCCAAGcttgatttcaaagtgaataagaaggatttgaacttagttttccatttttcatattttaaacgtgtttttAATGGTTTCCTATTCAAgcatatttttttcaaaaacaaaatgtaaaaatatgaatcttaattcaataaatagtgagacttcgaatctacactatatagattgaataggtgttaatagAAAAATATCTGGCTCATTTGGAGTAGGTcccaaaaaacttgattacaaatggagTTCATTTGGAGCATATTTCTCATGATTATAAGTTTTACCATGCAAAAGAGATTAGATTGGTCACCTAATGTTTATAATAATTCAGCAAACTTTGCAACATCACACCACATGGCAATGGACTTCAAGTGTTGGTCCAAATTCAAATTTTGCCTCAAATTCAAATTAGAATATTTGATCTTTTATTGGAATATTTGATCTGTTATTGAAATACTTGATCAAATGATGGACTATcttcattcaaatgttgttttttgcTCTGTTATTGGAATATTTGATCAAATGATGGGCTatttgctttttttgcctattctttgcagcatgtctgatcagtgaAACAACACTGAAGCAGCATgagtgatcattgcagcacctaaacttatagctcacaacatctaaacataacATACCATACACCACAGGCAAATTTAAGGACAGATAAATATAGATAGCATAATACATTAATACTATAGATCACACACAAAGTTTAGATACCACGACACAAAGTTTACCAAACAGTCGAATTCAGTTTACCAAAAGtaaaatataaaacatcatcacaTCATCACATCACACCGGAGTCAGGGCCTTTGCGAGGGCAGCATGCTGCCCCCTGATCTTGTAGTCCTCCGCGCGAATCGCTACATCCTCTGCATGAGACAcaaggtgatcgaagcggccatcctttggctatggcttggtggtgcagtaggggcagtgccacttcttgatcttgcggttgtagaaggaagcaactcacttggccttgatcttctccacctctTTCGCTGTGAAGGACACGACGTTGCCGTTGTACACATCTTCTCCAGAATCTTattgcacacatgaatgaattacattaatacattatagattcatatgcaccatgtcaaaggaactaaatgaacaatctaaatttcaagtaggcttacctcatattctttGTCGTCACTATACTCTAGATCATACGGGTCGAACCCAGTAAGGCCCAGCTTCCTCTTATTCCCCACTGAATCATCCTCCTAAATATATAATTACATCCATTACTAGTAAATACAGAAGCCAACTGataatttagatatgcacacatgacacattgatcatattaTCCATACTATGATCCTGTTTGCATTTTCCATTgccatgcacacacattgaacaacaaAGCTAACATAACTACATATTATGGACAAATTTATATACTGATGAATCAAGTAAGTTCTTAATCAATTGGTAGGTACATCAAAATTAATGCATTCCATTTGGGCAGATGACATTCAAAACGCCAATCTGTGtagcattcaaaagcaaatctaagcatacatgtctgtagcattcaaaaccccaatctgtgtagcattcaaaaacaaatctaataatcACGTGTAGCATTTAGGCACAGAGATCTCTATCTTTCATTAAGATctgtctagcatttttgcaacgaatatAATCCGAAAAACTCCCATACAAAAAACCCCCACCCCCATACAGAAAACCCTATCCCTcaaactactctaaccatctgtaCTACCCTACCAATCACAATCCAATCAATGAAACTAACTCTACAACCCATCTAAATATTGCAACTAGGGTACAAGCAAATGGAAGTACCTCATGTACCACCTTCTCCTCGCAGGCTGCACATCTGGATGGACTGCACCGCTCGACGCCGTCACCTTCAGCTCCGGCAGCGCCGAGGCGGagcccgccacctccttctccacatccacagcCGCGACGGTGGTTGTGAGTTACCCCGCACCACCATGGACACCGCCAACGTCCTGCACTGCATCTGTCGTGGTCACCGCGCCCTGTAAATCTCCGACCGCTGCACTAGCGTCGCCACGAGCGTCCGCCATCGGTATGagggaggcgatgaaggtgaggaagaggatgcggtgggggagagcgaggCAGTGCggtggaggagagcgagacgacatggtaggggagagggagacgatgcggcagggaggggatttgggggaaaatggtagggACTGGGTGGTTCCCCCTCTTATACGATGAGACGCTTCTGGCATGTTCCATGCACACGTGCTGCCCCACGACCGCAGTTAGTTACATGCACGCCTATGCGGCCCCACTattcagagttaacggtcaagccattgACCAACAACGTTCAGTTTGCCCATATGTGGAGTTTTAGCCAAGGGAGTGGGGGAAGTGAGCAAAatttaagagcgtggggatgaataaGTACAGCTAAGGAACCAAGGGCACATATGTAAAAATCTTTGTTTTATAGTGAAACTGATTTCAGTGCAACGCTCATCTCTACTACTCCCTTCATTCTCCAAAAATGCTAGACTTACGAGAATCCCACTACGGAGGCAAGTTACATGATTGCATGGCCTAATCTCATTGGTTCTCACCATAAAATTAGCCATGGGGCCCAAATCGTGATGAATCCTAGGTCTCCAACTCATCTCCATAGAAACTGCATGTAGCTGTAGCAAACTTCGTTTCAAAATATAGTGTTTTTTCATTTCTGTGCTTCAACTTTGATCATAAATCTAACCAACGATATCGACTGCGGCGGAAGCAAAAagtatatcagtgaattcgtattcaaaagaagttttcaattatataatttttttcttccgccgcagtcggtcttgttgattaaatttatgatcaaagttgaaCCTCAGGAAgtgcgggcgcactatattttggaatggagggaatgttgttaaacaagcaaacatattcatGGCAAAATGCACTAGGTCTAATCTACACATAACAACCCCGATCAATTACAGCCTCGTGATTAGAGATACTTAATTTCATCTCGCCGTCCATATTACACTTACCGTAAGCCAAGAGTGCGTTTAGAACATCTCCAACAGACGCGCTATATAAGCGCCGTGCTGAAAAATTAGTGTTTTTTGTGCACGCGCTACCGCTCCGGGCGCTCCAGCGGGGGTGCAAAAACCGTGCGCACGGGCCGAAACGCTATTGCGTGTTGTTTATTTgttgcgcccgctcccgcgcgctggacACTCGAGCGCCCGCTCGCAACTCCACCTACCCCATtcagccgcccgcgccgccgccgcccgcgccatccCATTTCTTCCGGCGACCATTCCGGCACTTCCCCGACCTACCCCGCACCGCCGCTGCTTCCTCCATCTTCCTCTAGTCACCGCCGCCCCTCGCGCATGGCAgtcctccgacgaacagcgcccggctgcccactgccgctcggcgcccgcaaggtgttcgacaaaacgcccgCAATGTATGTATTGCGTCAACTTCatattttttacatgaatttggtgcatgttatctatagtttttatagcctagtttaaattgaacattgtagatgagttcgtcatatGATTCTTCTGAAGAAGAATTTAATATGGAAGAGGAGggtcttgcaatgatcctagctatgcacatcaataaaaaaccgaagcactatggttcggttatgggtcggcagaaaatttggagggataggattgatgcccataacagattgatCAGGCACTATTTTGCGGATAATCCCATGTACCCCGAGTCGTACTTCCGGTGCCGGTTTAGGATGAacaccgagttgttcaggcgcattgcagagaaactagcgagccatgaccgattttttcagcaaaggaggaatgccgctgaagagctcgggcatagcacctttgaGAAGGTGACAAccgctttgcgtatgttagcaTACGGTATCcccgctgatctagttgatgatcacctGGCCATGGGTGAGtctcaagccatcatgtgtgtcaagtgCTTCGcggtcggaattgtgcaagtgtttggccaggagtatttgagatctcctaGTGTTGAAGAtaccgcaaggctattggagatgaacaaagctcgcggcttcccaggtatgcttggctcaatagattgcatgcattggagttggaagaattgtcctaaGGCacggcatgggcaattccacggccaaaaaagggttccactataatccttgaagcggtggccgatcaagagacatGGATTTAGCATGCTTTTTTGGAATgtctggatctttgaatgacatcaatgttgtcaaccggtcaccactgatgaataagattgcaaatggtgaactgccactggtgcagtttgtagcaaatggtcgtACATATAACTATGActactatcttgcggatggcatctacccagagtggcaaacatttgtgaagctgTTGAAAAAATCAGAAgctaagaaaaatcttgatttccacaatgctcaggcggcggctagaaaagatgtggagagagcttttgggattttgcaagtccattttgctattgtgagaggaccgactagattttgggatcaaaagatgcgttggtacatcatgcacgcttgtgggatcatgcacaacatgatcatcgagaatgagcgtggctaAGATTTAGACTACTctatcatcgagaatgagcgtgtccaagatttagactactctcactatgagctcttggaacatcccgtgcgagtgcggcggagggcTGAGAGGATGGCccattttgttgcctcctatcatgccattcgatgTGCCGAAACGCATGATAATCTTCAGAAGGAATTCATTaaggagtggtgggcatggaatggccgacaaagagcatcatgatttctgtgtttcatgttgtattgttgaactatttgttgtattgaaagataagctatttgtttgagttgtaataaagaAATTGAACTATttttgttgatttattttgtttgtgtttaATCTTTTTACTTGTGTTTGAAGCACATACATTGTTTGTGCAAAAGCGCGCGCACTGCATTTTAGCGCACCTGCTGGAGCTACGTACATGCGCTAAAATTTACAGTGGTCGTTGTAGCCAGCGCTCTCCGCCGCACCAAAACAAGCGATCGGGCGAGCTGCAAACACATTTTTAGCGCGCCGCGCgttgggcggctgttggagatgctcttaatgaTTCCCTCGGCGGACGATTACTCTGCCAAACCCCACCTCCTCCCACGAGCACATATGTAGGAGGAAAAAAAGGCGGAATCATACCAGGAAACaacgggtgtgtttggttgcagaACGAAGTGGAATGGAATGTCATGGTTCCATTCCACTAGAATGGGTCGGTTCCGTCTCTGTGTTTGCTTGAGCACAATAGATGGAATGGAATGGTTACATTTCGGTGTTTGGTCGGAGAGATTGAATCGAATGAATTTGGTTCCGCTCACAATAATTTATAACTCCACTCGCAAGCATAAATAGTTTTGAACAACATTTGAATTTCACAATGATTTATCACTGAAATATATAACCTGATATTTGAttgtttatatataaaaaatggtaGTCAcaacaacttttcagaaaataaataACAAATGTTGATGAAGCACAAAATCTAGATCACAAAGTATTAATGACAACAAAAATTGTTACTACCAGTCTCAACACAGAGCACACAAAGCTAGCACTAATCAAGTTGGGTACTACTGATTATTGGACGGAGAATGCCAAGTTAGAAAGAGCCAATCGAAGAAGCTTGCTCTTGCCGCCGCTGATGATTCTCTTGCTGCTTGCCGAACTGGCTGCTCCCTGGTTGGTGCTGCTACCGCCCAGGTGTGTTAATGCCACCGGGCGGCTAGCTGCCGGGAAGGAGACGAGCCGAGCCGACCGCCGCTTATCTACTCTGCTTCCCAACAAATCGGCTGCATCTAACCTGCCATCGTTGCTGCTGGGTGAGAGGAACGGGAGGAGGGAGCAATCAGCTGCTGCTTGacgagagagagacgggggaggagcCGTCATTCTAGAGGGCGAGCCGAGGGAGAGGTCGGATCTGAGAGGGAGCCGCCCCGTCCTTTCCCAGATCCTTGGTCGAGGGGCAGGAGACGCGGTGAAGCTGCATCTTCGACGAGGGGAAGGAGATGCCGGCGAGGCTGCATATCCAACCGCGGCGAGGGGGTGCCGTAGAGGAGGGGGAGGTGTATGGCCGCCGCCATGCCcatcgagggagagggagagggagcagggCGCCGCACGGGACGCCTTCCTCGTTGGTGAGTGGGGGACGACGCGAGAGAGACGCGTTCCGCGTGGTCCGGCCAATTTGGAGGAACCACCCGGTTCGACATATAGGGGGAATATTCCTCTCCAGGTCCGACCCGTTACATTCAACTTCATTCCCTGAACCAAACACACCCAACATGTCCTGACTTCCTGTTGATAAACGCGAGGGCCGGGGAAAACGCGAAGACCACCACCCCTCCGGAATGAGATCAGTGCAAGTCACGCTGTAACTGGCGCCCCTATATCAGCCACCCAAACAAGATTCAACGGACAGGATTGAGGCAACCCAAAAATATCGCCAAGACTTAGAGTTAGTTACGCAGTGGCGGTTGGTTCTCACTTGGAATCCAGAACATGGATGGGTCAATGTTGTAGATGgactgcgaaccaacctgtggttggatggttagagagactgtggtatccccagcccaccagggttcaaatcctggtgctcgcatttattcctggatttatttcaggatttccggcaatgcgcattcagtgggaggagacgttcccgtcgacgacgaggcgcttatggtgacttcgtaaatctcaagatgatatgtcgactcagtctttcggaggtgctcataggggtagggtgtgcgtgtgtgcgttcatagggatgagtgtgtgcgcgtgtatatgagcacttctgtctgtactgatgttcaaaaaaaatgtTGTAGATGGACTTGTTGCTACTACTGCCTCCGGCGACGCCTGGGGCGAACAGGGACTCCGACTGGGAGAATCACGGAAGGTGTGCACCGGCGTTACATTCACCTCAGCGCATGTTCACCTGCTTCCGCACGTTGTGCCCGTGCACTAGTGCTTGCAACTTCACCAagaccttagagcatctccagccgttcggccctccCGAGACGCCGAAAAAAGCCGCTTGGGGCCGAACCGGCGCTTGCTTGGCGCGTGGGGGCGACTACGTTCCCAGTCGACGCCCCCTAGGTTGCCGCCAAAATTGCGCGAATTCAGCGATATTCCATACAAATTTGTACAAACTCGGTGATCTGGCACAAACTTGGTGATACTTCATTGAAATTTGTACAGAAACGGATGAACATGCAAACTACGCCAAACTACGCCTTTCCCTGCTACGTCGCGGCCACCGCCTGccatctacatgccgagaagcATGTAGGAacgggtgtagtcgccgccgttGTCGTTGTCGTCATCGTCACGCACCGCACCAGAGCCGCCGCCCTCCCTATTGCACCCCTGATCAGGGTCGCCGAGACGCGGTGGGGAGTTGGACGGGCCGGCCTCGTCCTCCTTGTCGTTGTCGAGGACAACGACGCCACCCTCCTCGCGTGTGCGGCGCTGGGCCTGGAGCTCCGCGTATGCCCGGCGCTGGCGGAGCACCTGCTCGCAGACGTAGTCATCCCTCGCCCATTTAAGGGTGGCCTCGTCGTCGGGGACCACCATCGCCGCGTACTCCGGCTTCACGGGGGGCAGCCCTGGCTTGGTCTTCAGTCGGACCAGGCGGAGGGAGCACGGGGAGGGGCGGGCGCCCTCgctgatgacgagggcgccgctgcaGGTGCGGCGCCGAAGGGGTGTCTCCTCCTCCGGTtctggcttgacggggcggagcacCGGCGAGCTGGAGGAGAGCGAACCGGAGCCCGACGAGGAGGACGTCCCCGGCTCCATTCCCTGTGGCGTCCAGGAACTACCACAACGGCGAGAGAAGGACGGCGCGGCGGGTACttgaggcgcggcgtgttgccggcctcaatgtggtcgaggacggcctcgagggtgcggcAGGGCACACCCCACCACTCGCGCTGCCCGTCGGCGTTGAGGCGTCCGCGGGGAATGATGTCGTTGGCGGAGGCGATCTGGTCTTCgtggcggcgctcgaagtacaacatccatagtgtgtggctgtcagcggcgtacctcggctcgttccgctgctcctccgtcagcgCCGAGCAGATGCGGGTGATCTCGGCCTGCTGTGCAGCCCCTTCTGGCACCGGTGGCACAGGGATGCCGCCGGCGCTCAGCTTCCACGAGCCCGGCATCCGCATGTCTGGGGGCGCCGGGtagtcggcctcgtagaggaggcgcaCCTCATCCTCGTGGAGGTGGTgccggccgaagccgttcgccatCGCGGAGTCGCTGGGGTACCGCTCAGCCATGATCGTCGGCGGGGGAAGAGGGGGAGAGTTGTTTCTGTGGTGAGACGAGGCAAGTTTGTGGCGACTGTGGCGTTCACTGGCAGGGAGGCCGACTTTTATAGCCGACGCGGGGCGGTGAGAGACTGCATGCCGAGCAACACGTGGCAGGATGCGCGTCGGTGGCGCCTTCaatgcgccgcccgtgaggcatcaatggaggctaaCCGGCGCGATAGCCTTGGCCAACCTTGGCATTggttcccgcgggaaccgaggcgatgaggacaacaaagcggcgtctcgctgactcggcAGGCCCATTCCCGTTCGCGCTAAAAACTTGTGCCCCAGCGCCCCCAGGCGTCCCCCAGTGCACCGGGTTCGGCCTGGTGCCGCCGCCGCCAGTTTCGGCCCAACCCGGCAAAAAAGGGCCCCTGGGGGCGCGACTTGGCCAATGTTCGGCCGCCGATGCCAAAAAACGCCTGggaggggcctgttgggggcgcggctggagatgctcttagagctaCACGCCTCTGGTCCGGTGAACCACCTCGCCCGTCGCTCGCGTCGCGGCCGCAGCAGCCTTCTGCCGTCGCCGTGACCGTTATGGTGAGCACGATGTCATGTCATTGCTCGCCCGTCACTGCAGATGCAAGCGCCGACCTCGACGCCTATTGCTGATGCTTCAAACGAGGATTCAGGATAAAACTCACGCAGGCCAAATAATACAAAATGATGCACGAGTACACAGATTAAGGGTATTTCTATCCGATCCCTATACTTCACTAAAAATTTATCGGAAGTAGCCGATACTCTAAACTTAGTGGACATTAAACGTAAATTTAAACTTAAACTAAACTACACTAAAAACTTAAACTAAAACTCGGTG comes from Triticum aestivum cultivar Chinese Spring chromosome 5B, IWGSC CS RefSeq v2.1, whole genome shotgun sequence and encodes:
- the LOC123112113 gene encoding uncharacterized protein; translated protein: MTSQSWVADKAATMLKKDPTIGAVKILKELQEEHHVTLDYNTVWKGKQKAATSLYGSWEESFRMLYNYKAEIELRSPGSIVEIDTTTSEGEVHFSKLFIAFKPCIDGFLNGCRPYISIDSTHLNGKWKGQLAVVTALDGHNWMFPVAYGFIESENGENWAWFMNQVKKAIGDPPVLAVCTDACKGLENAVKKVFPQAEQRECFRHMWHNFQKYFHGDVFGRLWPAARAYRAEEYQHHMTKVFEASEKAYPYLRDYHNLLWMRCMFNPDIKCDYINNNLAECFNSWVREIKDLPIVQLADKIREMIMDLFRKRRMIGEKLVGKILPFVIHQLNAKTRGLGHLKAKASADWSGEVKNDNKGDERHVVKTLTHECTCLQWQHTGKPCDHALAFINVLQARNFVNMEDYVHEYYSVSRFRAAYEGVIEPLTDKNQWPHVDTGFVLRPPIPKGKKKGAGRTRKQRMKSWWEGGSRKGSLNKCNKCGDVGHREAGCPQNGTKKRKSMGKKNPSPWFDVSVSNVIPSTPTKSKNVATCSSPGAVTRSQAASQASPGAVTRSQATSEAATPPPKSPAKGKKKKMTPKRKKLSDL